The DNA region TGCTTTCGTTATCTTTCGAATCGAAACTTACCAAATCATGTCGAAACGCAATACACCTCAGCGCCGTCACAACATCCTTGCCTTGCTCAATGAGCAGGGCGAAGTCAGTGTAGATGGGCTGGCCAAGCGCTTCGAAACGTCGGAAGTTACTATCCGCAAGGATCTCGCGGCGCTTGAGACCAATGGTTTGCTGCTGCGCCGTTATGGCGGAGCGATTACCCTGCCTCAAGAGCTGGTGGCCGACCTTGGTCAACCGGTGTCCAAATACAAGCAGGCCATCGCCTGCGCTGCCGTCACACGGATTCGTGAGCATGCGCGAATCATCATCGACAGCGGCAGCACCACGGCGGCGATGATTCCGGAGCTCGGCCAGCAGCCGGGCCTGGTCGTGATGACCAACTCCCTGCATGTTGCCAATGCCTTGAGCGAGCTTGAGCATGAGCCGGTACTGTTGATGACCGGCGGCACCTGGGACCCGCATTCCGAATCCTTTCAGGGGCAGGTGGCCGAGCAGGTACTACGCTCTTACGATTTCGACCAGTTGTTCATCGGTGCCGACGGCATCGACCTAGTTCGCGGTACCACCACCTTCAACGAACTGCTGGGACTGAGCCGGGTCATGGCTGAAGTCGCCCGGGAAGTGGTTGTCATGGTGGAGGCCGACAAGATCGGCCGCAAGATTCCCAACCTGGAACTGCCCTGGAGCAGCGTCCATACCCTTATTACCGATGATCGCCTGCCGCTTGAGGCACGGGATCAGATTCAGGCTCGCGGAATCAACTTGATCCTCGCGGCTGTCAGTCAGGAGACATAGCATGTGTGGAATTGTCGGCGCAGTTGCAGAACGTAATATCACCGCCATCCTGCTCGAAGGCCTGAAACGCCTGGAATACCGTGGCTATGACAGTGCCGGTGTAGCGGTCTACACCCATGACCAA from Pseudomonas sp. ACM7 includes:
- a CDS encoding DeoR/GlpR family DNA-binding transcription regulator is translated as MMSKRNTPQRRHNILALLNEQGEVSVDGLAKRFETSEVTIRKDLAALETNGLLLRRYGGAITLPQELVADLGQPVSKYKQAIACAAVTRIREHARIIIDSGSTTAAMIPELGQQPGLVVMTNSLHVANALSELEHEPVLLMTGGTWDPHSESFQGQVAEQVLRSYDFDQLFIGADGIDLVRGTTTFNELLGLSRVMAEVAREVVVMVEADKIGRKIPNLELPWSSVHTLITDDRLPLEARDQIQARGINLILAAVSQET